AGGATGAAGCGACTAATAAAGAACAGTACGAAGGTTGGCAAACGATTCAACGTAGCCATGCTGTAGCGAATGGTCTACACGTAGTGAGTGTAAACCGCGTAGGATTTGAACAAGATGGTTTGATGAAATTTTGGGGCGGTTCTTTTGTAGCGAACCCTTTTGGTGCATTACTGTATAAAGCCTCTCACGAAGAAGAAGAAACAACGGTTGTGGAATTGGATTTGGCTAAATCCGACCATTACCGGACACATTGGCCTTTTATGCGTGATAGAAGAATTGATAGCTATGCTCCTATTGTGAAGCGATTTATTGATGAGGATTAGAAGACAGGAATACTGAATTTAGGAATTAGTATAGATTGCCAGGTCGTCGTCCCTCCTTCTCGCAATGACGGAGCCCTAGGTTTAGGTCATTTCTACCCAGACGAGAATCATACAAAATAAAAAATACCTGCAAGATTTTCATTATTCGTAATAGATATAAAATATTAAAATAAAACGACATTGGATAATAAAAACACAGCTTTTAATAACCCTTCGGACGCTCTTACGAAAGACTTATCGTCTCCCCTACTTACGGACTTACGCCCCAAATCCCTCGGCTATTATTTTCCTGCTGAGTTTGAAAAGCATGATGCTACTTGGCTGAGCTGGCCGCATAAAGAAGCTTCTTGGCCTGAAAAGCTGGATGCTGTTTATCCTTTTTATAGTCAGTTTGTAAAACAATTGACAAAGAGTGAAGCGGTGCGCATCAACGTAAATAACGAATCGATGAAAGCCTTTGCTATCAGCCATTTAGAGAAAGCAGATGCGGATCTGTCTAAAATAGAATTTTATTTAAACCCTACGAATGATGCTTGGTGCAGAGACCACGGTCCCGCATTCCTAATCAATCCGAAAGCAGCGATAAAAAAAGTAATCGTCGATTGGAATTACAATGCCTGGGGCAATAAATATCCGCCATATGATTTAGACGATATCGTACCTACTTTGATTGGAAAAGCATTGGATATTCCTGTTTTTCATCCCGGGATCGTCATGGAAGGCGGCTCGGTAGAATTTAATGGCAAAGGAACCATACTCACCTCCTCTTCTTGCTTGCTGAATCCTAACAGAAATCCGCATTTAAATCAGCAACAGATTGAAGAATATCTCTATAATTATTATGGAGCAGAACAAGTTTTGTGGGTGGCGGATGGCATCGTGGGGGATGATACTGACGGGCATATCGATGATACTATTCGTTTTGTAAATGAAGATACGGTGTTGACTGTGGTGGAAAAAAATAAATCGGATGAAAACTATGAATTGCTGCAACATAATTTAAAGCAACTGCACTCCATGCGTTTGCTCAATGGAAAGCAATTGAATATTGCAGAACTGCCCATGCCGAATCCTGTAGTTTGGAATGGACAAAGGTTGCCGGCTTCTTATGCCAATTTTTATATTGCGAATAAACATGTAATTGTACCCACCTATCGCTGCACGCAAGACGAAGCAGCTTTACAAATTATTCAAGCAGCTTTTCCTGCACGTGAAGTCGTAGGCATAGATTCAACAGAAATTATTTGGGGATTGGGAAGCTTTCATTGCCTGAGCCAGCAAGAGCCGAGTGTGTAATTCGAAAACTATTTTCCTTATAAAGTTCCTGAAGTACTAAATAATTAAAAGACCTTTCAAAGCGAATGGTCTTTTAATTATTTATAATCTAACTGTTATAATTGAATATTCACGCCAATCATATAGTTTGTCCCCGCCATTGGAAAGAAATAATTGTAATTATTGAGTTTGCCATTATCGTATTCCGGATAAGTAGCCCCATTGGTATTGTAGAAATGATTAAACACATTATATACTTGTCCAATAATATTCCATTCTTTAAAAAACTTATTCTTTAGTGTAAAGATTACGCGTGCATCTTGATTGTAATAAGCTTTCAACATACGTGTATCATTTCCTGTATTGTCTAAATATTGGTGGCCTACATATTTGCTGATTAAACTAATCTGAACATTTTTACATGGCAAGACATTTAAACTTCCAGCTCCTACAATGTCAGGTGAAAAAGCGATATCGGTATTATGATAAGTGGTTGATTGTTGTGGCAACTCATTCCAATCGGCATCATAAGCATTGTAATAAGCCGTGTAATTCTTTATTTTATTTTTACTAAAAGATAAGTTGGCAGTAGCATTCAACCAATTGGTGAAAACATATCCACCTTGCAATTCAATACCGGCTCTGTAACTATTCGGAGCATTCGTACGCGTAGCACTTCCTACATCATTCAATTGTCCGGTAAGGACCAATTGATTTTTGTATAGCATATAATACAAATTAATTCCCCAATTATAGTTTTCATCTTTTTTATTGGCGCCCAATTCAAAGTCATTTAACCTTTCTGCTTTTGGTTGATTTTCCAAACCGGCTTCGAAATCATCTCTATTAGGTTCTTTGTTTGCTAAAGCATAACTCAGATAAGCATTATAACCATCTTTCAAATATGAAATACCTATCTTAGGATTTAGGAAATTAAAATTACGTTTTACCGTTAGGCTGGGAATATCTTGAAACCCGTACATGTGATGCCATACATTTCGGTATTGCATATCCGCAAATAAATTCCAATAATCGTTAAAATTATGAAGCCATTTCAGGTAAACATTTTTATCGTACTTATAAGCAGGTAAATTGTAATACTTCGCATCTTTATCAATACCACCATTTTCTGCCCAAATAACTTTTCCATAATGCCAGCCATCATAGTTTGTCCAACTGCCGCCTAAAGTCAACTCATCTGCTTTCCCTTTATATTGAACGGAGAAAGTTTGTCCATAAAATTTATTATCTAAATATTGCTGGCGAATTAAATCGGTAGAGAATAGGGTATCTGTTGCGAACGGCACAGGATAAGCAATTCCATAATTGGCATAATCTTGACTATTTTTATATTCTTCATAATAACCGATGCCGGTACTTAAAAAAGAAGCAACTGCCAAAGAGAATTTGGGACTGAATTGATGTGTAACAAATAATTGATAATGGTTCTGATTATAATTATCCGTTTCATTGTTGTAATATGTACCGGTTTTAGCAATATAACCTAACTCATTATAAGTTCTATTTACTTTTATTGAGTCTTCAGGTACACCATCCCAAGCTTGATAAGTCTTTTCTTTGCCAACAATCAGATTAAAACGCACCGTCGTTTTTCGGCCAATATAAGCTGTAGAAAAAAGTAGCGACTGCAATTTACTCGAAGCCCTATCAATATATCCGTCGCTGGAGATATTGCTTAAACGTAGATCAGCTGTAAACTTTCCATCAATCAGGCCACTACCTGCCATCACTGTATTCTTCCAAGTGTTAAAGGAACCAAAGCTATTATTAAGCTCCCCATAAGCACTATCGTGAACCTCGTTGGTGCTTAAATTAATTGTCGCACCAAATGCACCCGCACCATTAGAAGAAGTACCCACACCTCTTTGAATTTGGATAGAACCCACAGAAGAAACGACATCGGGTATATCTACAAAATAACTTCCTGAACTTTCAGCATCGTTGTATGGGATACCGTTAAGCGTAACATTGGTTCGGGTACCATCAGAGCCACGAATGTGGATGCCCGTGTAACCAACACCATTTCCTGCGTCAGAGTTAATGACCACATTTGGTGTTTGCGCAAGCATATACGGCAAATCTCTTCCTAAATTATTTTTCTCAATATCTGCTTTAGTAATATTTGTTTTGGAGAATGGTGCTTTATCCCCAGCACGTACAGCACGCACTTCCAGGGGCTCTAGAGATGCCACATTTTCCCCTAATTGCACATTTATATGCTTGTCATAATCTGCCAATGTTACCTTTGATTCAAAAGGTGTTTTACCCGCATAGAAAACATGTAAAATCCATTGTGAGTTGTTAGGCAGGCTTTTAAAAAGGAAATGTCCTTCTTCATCCGTTTTTTCGCGTAAGGTTTTCTTGTTATTTA
The Arachidicoccus soli DNA segment above includes these coding regions:
- a CDS encoding agmatine deiminase family protein, encoding MDNKNTAFNNPSDALTKDLSSPLLTDLRPKSLGYYFPAEFEKHDATWLSWPHKEASWPEKLDAVYPFYSQFVKQLTKSEAVRINVNNESMKAFAISHLEKADADLSKIEFYLNPTNDAWCRDHGPAFLINPKAAIKKVIVDWNYNAWGNKYPPYDLDDIVPTLIGKALDIPVFHPGIVMEGGSVEFNGKGTILTSSSCLLNPNRNPHLNQQQIEEYLYNYYGAEQVLWVADGIVGDDTDGHIDDTIRFVNEDTVLTVVEKNKSDENYELLQHNLKQLHSMRLLNGKQLNIAELPMPNPVVWNGQRLPASYANFYIANKHVIVPTYRCTQDEAALQIIQAAFPAREVVGIDSTEIIWGLGSFHCLSQQEPSV
- a CDS encoding TonB-dependent receptor, coding for MKQISLVMAWLLLAISTNAQLSLTGNVTNEQSQYLTDATVVLKNINNKKTLREKTDEEGHFLFKSLPNNSQWILHVFYAGKTPFESKVTLADYDKHINVQLGENVASLEPLEVRAVRAGDKAPFSKTNITKADIEKNNLGRDLPYMLAQTPNVVINSDAGNGVGYTGIHIRGSDGTRTNVTLNGIPYNDAESSGSYFVDIPDVVSSVGSIQIQRGVGTSSNGAGAFGATINLSTNEVHDSAYGELNNSFGSFNTWKNTVMAGSGLIDGKFTADLRLSNISSDGYIDRASSKLQSLLFSTAYIGRKTTVRFNLIVGKEKTYQAWDGVPEDSIKVNRTYNELGYIAKTGTYYNNETDNYNQNHYQLFVTHQFSPKFSLAVASFLSTGIGYYEEYKNSQDYANYGIAYPVPFATDTLFSTDLIRQQYLDNKFYGQTFSVQYKGKADELTLGGSWTNYDGWHYGKVIWAENGGIDKDAKYYNLPAYKYDKNVYLKWLHNFNDYWNLFADMQYRNVWHHMYGFQDIPSLTVKRNFNFLNPKIGISYLKDGYNAYLSYALANKEPNRDDFEAGLENQPKAERLNDFELGANKKDENYNWGINLYYMLYKNQLVLTGQLNDVGSATRTNAPNSYRAGIELQGGYVFTNWLNATANLSFSKNKIKNYTAYYNAYDADWNELPQQSTTYHNTDIAFSPDIVGAGSLNVLPCKNVQISLISKYVGHQYLDNTGNDTRMLKAYYNQDARVIFTLKNKFFKEWNIIGQVYNVFNHFYNTNGATYPEYDNGKLNNYNYFFPMAGTNYMIGVNIQL